The Vicia villosa cultivar HV-30 ecotype Madison, WI linkage group LG1, Vvil1.0, whole genome shotgun sequence genome includes a region encoding these proteins:
- the LOC131644796 gene encoding CSC1-like protein ERD4 isoform X1 yields the protein MDFSSFITSLGTSFLVFLVLMILFTFLRSKPGNNVVYYPNRIIRGMDPFETGYKSRNPFSWIIEAYSSSEQDVIDISGVDAAVYFVFLSTVFIILILAGIILLPVLLPVAITDGGGKKQTVSKGTFNELDELSMGNITASSARLWAFFIACYWISLVSLYFLWKAYRHVSFLRSEAFKSPDVKPEQFAIVVRDIPPVPEGQTRKEQVDSYFKAIYPEAFYRSMIITDNKEVNKIWEELEGYKKKLARAEAVYAGSKTTAKPEGTRPTNKTGCLGIIGKKVDSIEYCNEKINELVAKLETEQKVTLKEKQQNAAIIFFSNRVVAASASQSLHAQTVDRWSVFDAPEPCQLLWPNLKIKYFQRELRQYLVYFIVALAIFFYMIPITFISAFTTLKNLVKLLPFLKSVVKIAALRTVLEAYLPQIALIVFLAMLPKLLMCLSRLEGIPTKSHVVRAASGKYFYFTVLNVFIGVTLGGTLFKTFKQVQDKPKDVVRLLAESLPGNATFFLTYVALKFFIGYGLELSRIIPLIIYHLKKKFLCKTEAELKQAWAPGDLSYATRIPSDMLIVTIVFCYSVIAPLIIPFGALYFGLGWLVLRNQALKVYVPAYESYGRMWPHINNRIIAALILYQITMFGYFGVQKFVYAPLLLPLPIMSILFGFVCAKRFYPSFQNQSLEVAAASALKGVPNMELMFRAFIPPSLSSEKIDDDQFEDFEDARSQVSRSTSFV from the exons ATGGATTTCTCTTCCTTCATAACATCTCTTGGTACTTCCTTTTTGGTGTTtctggttttgatgattttgtttaCTTTTTTAAGAAGTAAACCTGGAAACAATGTGGTGTACTATCCTAATAGGATTATTAGGGGTATGGATCCATTTGAAACTGGATATAAGTCAAGAAACCCTTTCTCTTGGATCATAGAGGCTTATTCTTCTTCTGAACAAGATGTTATTGATATCTCTGGTGTTGATGCTGCTGTCTACTTTGTCTTTCTCAGCACTG TATTCATTATCCTAATATTAGCCGGCATTATTCTGCTACCCGTTCTTCTACCTGTTGCTATAACGGATGGTGGTGGAAAGAAACAAACAGTTAGCAAAGGGACTTTCAATGAACTTGACGAGTTATCGATGGGAAACATCACA GCAAGCAGTGCAAGGTTGTGGGCGTTTTTTATTGCCTGCTATTGGATTTCACTTGTTTCGTTATACTTCTTATGGAAGGCTTATAGACACGTCTCGTTTCTGCGATCTGAAGCTTTCAAGTCTCCTGATGTAAAGCCCGAACAGTTTGCAATAGTTGTGAGAGACATCCCTCCTGTTCCTGAGGGTCAGACTAGGAAGGAGCAGGTTGACTCTTATTTTAAAGCCATATATCCCGAAGCATTTTACAGGTCTATGATTATAACAGACAATAAAGAGGTGAACAAGATTTGGGAGGAGCTGGAAGGGTATAAGAAGAAGCTTGCCCGTGCCGAAGCAGTATATGCAGGTTCAAAAACAACTGCTAAACCAGAAGGTACAAGACCAACCAACAAGACTGGCTGTCTTGGAATTATCGGTAAAAAAGTGGACAGCATAGAGTATTGCAATGAAAAGATTAATGAATTGGTTGCGAAATTGGAAACTGAGCAAAAGGTTACGCTCAAAGAAAAGCAACAAAATGCTGCtataatttttttctcaaataGGGTGGTTGCAGCATCTGCATCTCAGAGTTTACATGCGCAAACAGTTGATAGGTGGTCAGTTTTCGATGCTCCTGAACCCTGTCAACTACTATGGCCTAATTTGAAAATCAAGTATTTTCAAAGAGAACTGAGGCAGTACTTGGTCTATTTCATTGTCGCACTCGCCATATTCTTTTACATGATTCCCATCACATTTATATCTGCATTTACGACTTTGAAGAACTTGGTGAAACTTCTCCCATTCCTAAAATCAGTTGTGAAAATCGCGGCTTTGAGGACAGTGCTGGAAGCTTATCTCCCTCAAATTGCACTGatagttttcttggccatgttaCCAAAGTTGCTTATGTGTCTGTCTAGATTAGAGGGCATTCCAACTAAAAGCCATGTGGTCAGGGCTGCTTctggaaaatatttttattttacggTGTTGAACGTTTTCATCGGAGTTACTTTAGGTGGAACCTTGTTCAAAACATTCAAGCAAGTTCAGGATAAACCGAAAGATGTTGTGCGCTTGCTAGCTGAAAGTCTTCCAGGCAATGCTACTTTTTTCTTGACCTATGTCGCTCTGAA ATTTTTTATCGGCTACGGCCTTGAGCTGTCCCGGATAATTCCTCTTATTATCTaccatttgaagaaaaaatttcTATGCAAGACTGAAGCTGAGTTAAAACAAGCTTGGGCTCCTGGAGATCTTTCTTATGCAACAAGAATTCCCAGTGACATGCTTATTGTCACAATTGTTTTCTGTTATTCTGTTATTGCTCCTCTTATCATCCCATTTGGTGCTCTCTATTTTGGCCTCGGATGGCTCGTATTGCGAAATCAG GCACTCAAAGTATATGTACCAGCATATGAAAGTTATGGAAGAATGTGGCCGCACATAAACAACCGTATAATAGCAGCTTTGATATTGTACCAGATAACCATGTTTGGGTACTTTGGGGTGCAGAAATTCGTCTATGCACCATTATTGCTTCCTCTTCCAATAATGTCTATATTATTCGGCTTTGTTTGCGCGAAAAGATTTTATCCGTCTTTCCAAAATCAATCACTTGAGGTTGCAGCAGCTTCGGCGCTTAAGGGAGTTCCAAACATGGAATTGATGTTCAGGGCTTTCATTCCACCAAGCTTGAGTTCTGAGAAAATCGACGATGATCAGTTCGAAGATTTTGAAGATGCGCGGTCTCAAGTTTCAAGATCAACATCATTTGTTTGA
- the LOC131644796 gene encoding CSC1-like protein ERD4 isoform X2, which yields MKSESSLTVCKMRYNTGPQNFQVFIILILAGIILLPVLLPVAITDGGGKKQTVSKGTFNELDELSMGNITASSARLWAFFIACYWISLVSLYFLWKAYRHVSFLRSEAFKSPDVKPEQFAIVVRDIPPVPEGQTRKEQVDSYFKAIYPEAFYRSMIITDNKEVNKIWEELEGYKKKLARAEAVYAGSKTTAKPEGTRPTNKTGCLGIIGKKVDSIEYCNEKINELVAKLETEQKVTLKEKQQNAAIIFFSNRVVAASASQSLHAQTVDRWSVFDAPEPCQLLWPNLKIKYFQRELRQYLVYFIVALAIFFYMIPITFISAFTTLKNLVKLLPFLKSVVKIAALRTVLEAYLPQIALIVFLAMLPKLLMCLSRLEGIPTKSHVVRAASGKYFYFTVLNVFIGVTLGGTLFKTFKQVQDKPKDVVRLLAESLPGNATFFLTYVALKFFIGYGLELSRIIPLIIYHLKKKFLCKTEAELKQAWAPGDLSYATRIPSDMLIVTIVFCYSVIAPLIIPFGALYFGLGWLVLRNQALKVYVPAYESYGRMWPHINNRIIAALILYQITMFGYFGVQKFVYAPLLLPLPIMSILFGFVCAKRFYPSFQNQSLEVAAASALKGVPNMELMFRAFIPPSLSSEKIDDDQFEDFEDARSQVSRSTSFV from the exons ATGAAATCGGAGTCGTCTTTGACGGTGTGCAAGATGCGCTACAACACAGGACCTCAAAATTTTCAGG TATTCATTATCCTAATATTAGCCGGCATTATTCTGCTACCCGTTCTTCTACCTGTTGCTATAACGGATGGTGGTGGAAAGAAACAAACAGTTAGCAAAGGGACTTTCAATGAACTTGACGAGTTATCGATGGGAAACATCACA GCAAGCAGTGCAAGGTTGTGGGCGTTTTTTATTGCCTGCTATTGGATTTCACTTGTTTCGTTATACTTCTTATGGAAGGCTTATAGACACGTCTCGTTTCTGCGATCTGAAGCTTTCAAGTCTCCTGATGTAAAGCCCGAACAGTTTGCAATAGTTGTGAGAGACATCCCTCCTGTTCCTGAGGGTCAGACTAGGAAGGAGCAGGTTGACTCTTATTTTAAAGCCATATATCCCGAAGCATTTTACAGGTCTATGATTATAACAGACAATAAAGAGGTGAACAAGATTTGGGAGGAGCTGGAAGGGTATAAGAAGAAGCTTGCCCGTGCCGAAGCAGTATATGCAGGTTCAAAAACAACTGCTAAACCAGAAGGTACAAGACCAACCAACAAGACTGGCTGTCTTGGAATTATCGGTAAAAAAGTGGACAGCATAGAGTATTGCAATGAAAAGATTAATGAATTGGTTGCGAAATTGGAAACTGAGCAAAAGGTTACGCTCAAAGAAAAGCAACAAAATGCTGCtataatttttttctcaaataGGGTGGTTGCAGCATCTGCATCTCAGAGTTTACATGCGCAAACAGTTGATAGGTGGTCAGTTTTCGATGCTCCTGAACCCTGTCAACTACTATGGCCTAATTTGAAAATCAAGTATTTTCAAAGAGAACTGAGGCAGTACTTGGTCTATTTCATTGTCGCACTCGCCATATTCTTTTACATGATTCCCATCACATTTATATCTGCATTTACGACTTTGAAGAACTTGGTGAAACTTCTCCCATTCCTAAAATCAGTTGTGAAAATCGCGGCTTTGAGGACAGTGCTGGAAGCTTATCTCCCTCAAATTGCACTGatagttttcttggccatgttaCCAAAGTTGCTTATGTGTCTGTCTAGATTAGAGGGCATTCCAACTAAAAGCCATGTGGTCAGGGCTGCTTctggaaaatatttttattttacggTGTTGAACGTTTTCATCGGAGTTACTTTAGGTGGAACCTTGTTCAAAACATTCAAGCAAGTTCAGGATAAACCGAAAGATGTTGTGCGCTTGCTAGCTGAAAGTCTTCCAGGCAATGCTACTTTTTTCTTGACCTATGTCGCTCTGAA ATTTTTTATCGGCTACGGCCTTGAGCTGTCCCGGATAATTCCTCTTATTATCTaccatttgaagaaaaaatttcTATGCAAGACTGAAGCTGAGTTAAAACAAGCTTGGGCTCCTGGAGATCTTTCTTATGCAACAAGAATTCCCAGTGACATGCTTATTGTCACAATTGTTTTCTGTTATTCTGTTATTGCTCCTCTTATCATCCCATTTGGTGCTCTCTATTTTGGCCTCGGATGGCTCGTATTGCGAAATCAG GCACTCAAAGTATATGTACCAGCATATGAAAGTTATGGAAGAATGTGGCCGCACATAAACAACCGTATAATAGCAGCTTTGATATTGTACCAGATAACCATGTTTGGGTACTTTGGGGTGCAGAAATTCGTCTATGCACCATTATTGCTTCCTCTTCCAATAATGTCTATATTATTCGGCTTTGTTTGCGCGAAAAGATTTTATCCGTCTTTCCAAAATCAATCACTTGAGGTTGCAGCAGCTTCGGCGCTTAAGGGAGTTCCAAACATGGAATTGATGTTCAGGGCTTTCATTCCACCAAGCTTGAGTTCTGAGAAAATCGACGATGATCAGTTCGAAGATTTTGAAGATGCGCGGTCTCAAGTTTCAAGATCAACATCATTTGTTTGA
- the LOC131644796 gene encoding CSC1-like protein ERD4 isoform X3: protein MDFSSFITSLGTSFLVFLVLMILFTFLRSKPGNNVVYYPNRIIRGMDPFETGYKSRNPFSWIIEAYSSSEQDVIDISGVDAAVYFVFLSTVFIILILAGIILLPVLLPVAITDGGGKKQTVSKGTFNELDELSMGNITASSARLWAFFIACYWISLVSLYFLWKAYRHVSFLRSEAFKSPDVKPEQFAIVVRDIPPVPEGQTRKEQVDSYFKAIYPEAFYRSMIITDNKEVNKIWEELEGYKKKLARAEAVYAGSKTTAKPEGTRPTNKTGCLGIIGKKVDSIEYCNEKINELVAKLETEQKVTLKEKQQNAAIIFFSNRVVAASASQSLHAQTVDRWSVFDAPEPCQLLWPNLKIKYFQRELRQYLVYFIVALAIFFYMIPITFISAFTTLKNLVKLLPFLKSVVKIAALRTVLEAYLPQIALIVFLAMLPKLLMCLSRLEGIPTKSHVVRAASGKYFYFTVLNVFIGVTLGGTLFKTFKQVQDKPKDVVRLLAESLPGNATFFLTYVALKFFIGYGLELSRIIPLIIYHLKKKFLCKTEAELKQAWAPGDLSYATRIPSDMLIVTIVFCYSVIAPLIIPFGALYFGLGWLVLRNQHMKVMEECGRT, encoded by the exons ATGGATTTCTCTTCCTTCATAACATCTCTTGGTACTTCCTTTTTGGTGTTtctggttttgatgattttgtttaCTTTTTTAAGAAGTAAACCTGGAAACAATGTGGTGTACTATCCTAATAGGATTATTAGGGGTATGGATCCATTTGAAACTGGATATAAGTCAAGAAACCCTTTCTCTTGGATCATAGAGGCTTATTCTTCTTCTGAACAAGATGTTATTGATATCTCTGGTGTTGATGCTGCTGTCTACTTTGTCTTTCTCAGCACTG TATTCATTATCCTAATATTAGCCGGCATTATTCTGCTACCCGTTCTTCTACCTGTTGCTATAACGGATGGTGGTGGAAAGAAACAAACAGTTAGCAAAGGGACTTTCAATGAACTTGACGAGTTATCGATGGGAAACATCACA GCAAGCAGTGCAAGGTTGTGGGCGTTTTTTATTGCCTGCTATTGGATTTCACTTGTTTCGTTATACTTCTTATGGAAGGCTTATAGACACGTCTCGTTTCTGCGATCTGAAGCTTTCAAGTCTCCTGATGTAAAGCCCGAACAGTTTGCAATAGTTGTGAGAGACATCCCTCCTGTTCCTGAGGGTCAGACTAGGAAGGAGCAGGTTGACTCTTATTTTAAAGCCATATATCCCGAAGCATTTTACAGGTCTATGATTATAACAGACAATAAAGAGGTGAACAAGATTTGGGAGGAGCTGGAAGGGTATAAGAAGAAGCTTGCCCGTGCCGAAGCAGTATATGCAGGTTCAAAAACAACTGCTAAACCAGAAGGTACAAGACCAACCAACAAGACTGGCTGTCTTGGAATTATCGGTAAAAAAGTGGACAGCATAGAGTATTGCAATGAAAAGATTAATGAATTGGTTGCGAAATTGGAAACTGAGCAAAAGGTTACGCTCAAAGAAAAGCAACAAAATGCTGCtataatttttttctcaaataGGGTGGTTGCAGCATCTGCATCTCAGAGTTTACATGCGCAAACAGTTGATAGGTGGTCAGTTTTCGATGCTCCTGAACCCTGTCAACTACTATGGCCTAATTTGAAAATCAAGTATTTTCAAAGAGAACTGAGGCAGTACTTGGTCTATTTCATTGTCGCACTCGCCATATTCTTTTACATGATTCCCATCACATTTATATCTGCATTTACGACTTTGAAGAACTTGGTGAAACTTCTCCCATTCCTAAAATCAGTTGTGAAAATCGCGGCTTTGAGGACAGTGCTGGAAGCTTATCTCCCTCAAATTGCACTGatagttttcttggccatgttaCCAAAGTTGCTTATGTGTCTGTCTAGATTAGAGGGCATTCCAACTAAAAGCCATGTGGTCAGGGCTGCTTctggaaaatatttttattttacggTGTTGAACGTTTTCATCGGAGTTACTTTAGGTGGAACCTTGTTCAAAACATTCAAGCAAGTTCAGGATAAACCGAAAGATGTTGTGCGCTTGCTAGCTGAAAGTCTTCCAGGCAATGCTACTTTTTTCTTGACCTATGTCGCTCTGAA ATTTTTTATCGGCTACGGCCTTGAGCTGTCCCGGATAATTCCTCTTATTATCTaccatttgaagaaaaaatttcTATGCAAGACTGAAGCTGAGTTAAAACAAGCTTGGGCTCCTGGAGATCTTTCTTATGCAACAAGAATTCCCAGTGACATGCTTATTGTCACAATTGTTTTCTGTTATTCTGTTATTGCTCCTCTTATCATCCCATTTGGTGCTCTCTATTTTGGCCTCGGATGGCTCGTATTGCGAAATCAG CATATGAAAGTTATGGAAGAATGTGGCCGCACATAA